A genomic region of Mesobacillus jeotgali contains the following coding sequences:
- the tatA gene encoding twin-arginine translocase TatA/TatE family subunit, whose amino-acid sequence MLSNIGIPGLILILTLALIIFGPKKLPEIGRAFGQTLKEFKKSTRELTSDITDDIADDIKEIKEIKKEI is encoded by the coding sequence ATGCTATCCAATATTGGTATTCCAGGTTTGATTTTAATTCTCACATTGGCGTTGATCATCTTCGGCCCGAAAAAGCTTCCGGAAATCGGCAGGGCGTTCGGGCAGACGCTGAAGGAATTCAAGAAATCGACTCGTGAGCTGACAAGCGATATTACCGACGATATTGCAGATGACATCAAAGAAATTAAGGAAATCAAGAAAGAAATCTAA
- a CDS encoding ATP-binding protein: MRAMIDFLHSQTIRNKVLVFGVVMSTIPLLLISLFYYSFVKSDLETRILEKQHLVLENLSNEIEYEFSQTFQRIHVLASLNLLNEKQSALYELLQQSESVEEVIIADDKGFVEKRVSRYELNIAGDNERWFTDEMWFQLQTLDRVYGQVEFNQYGQPVMKLAIPFYEGESKKAIGVVVQLQKIIGKISSMRQDHSSYIYLIDDKDRVIAHQDYSKLWQKQTSGSQDELGVTAGIEDLNWVLVMEQPKTTAFAPINRMLQSGIGAVALLILTVSLISVWAGLYFTRPIVSIDREMNKLKQGREIKPVMMRRTDELGKLADSFNDMSKELLEKSRLLEQEKERLSVVVNGIGAGLALVTKEYRITWMNPILKGWLKEDRLTLPCYAVIGGENAPCLNCPITCPDLDKIADEVMKFKDGANGERIFRHRVFPLNHAIEEEGEFLVVLEDITEQKQMEETMIQTDKLSALGIMASSFAHEVNNPLATINVYAEDLIDRIQADDDELDEDEMKHYLHKIKENTERCKRITGNLLNFSRKNDWTEDQIRVKEIIENSVSLVEHQLKKQRIQLELHVDEGLPTVNGDGLKLMQVIVNLINNAVDAMEAEGKLIVSASVSNGEVVSIKVTDSGHGIPAEAMDKLFDPFFTTKPIGKGTGLGLSVCYGIIQQFGGNITINSKPSEGTTVEIQLPAERSIKADVAEWPIKMNRSIGSKQPTDDSKVEDEDGGRIPVEVVDREIGNYITAREVEGEDGGNIPAEVVDRENNCEPSAQETMEVGYDVSNKIASR; the protein is encoded by the coding sequence ATGAGAGCGATGATTGATTTCCTGCATTCGCAGACAATCCGCAACAAGGTCCTTGTATTCGGTGTAGTAATGTCGACGATTCCGTTGCTGCTGATCAGCTTATTTTATTACTCTTTTGTAAAATCGGATCTGGAAACAAGGATTCTGGAAAAACAGCATCTGGTGCTCGAAAATCTATCAAATGAAATCGAATATGAATTCAGCCAGACATTTCAGCGAATCCATGTCCTCGCATCTCTTAATCTATTAAATGAAAAACAAAGCGCTTTATATGAGCTCCTGCAGCAAAGCGAATCAGTCGAGGAGGTCATAATTGCCGATGATAAAGGCTTTGTGGAAAAAAGAGTGTCGCGATACGAGCTTAACATTGCCGGGGATAACGAGCGGTGGTTCACAGATGAAATGTGGTTCCAGCTCCAGACACTTGACAGGGTCTACGGCCAGGTAGAATTCAACCAGTACGGCCAGCCTGTTATGAAGCTGGCAATTCCTTTTTACGAAGGTGAATCGAAAAAAGCCATCGGAGTGGTTGTCCAGCTTCAAAAGATCATCGGCAAAATCTCGTCCATGCGCCAGGATCACTCCTCATATATATATTTAATCGATGATAAAGACCGGGTCATCGCCCATCAGGATTACAGCAAGCTCTGGCAAAAACAAACGTCTGGCAGCCAGGATGAGCTTGGTGTCACTGCTGGGATTGAAGACTTAAACTGGGTGCTGGTGATGGAGCAGCCGAAAACAACGGCTTTTGCCCCAATCAACAGAATGCTGCAAAGCGGCATAGGAGCAGTAGCATTGCTGATTTTGACAGTCAGCTTGATCAGCGTCTGGGCGGGGCTTTATTTTACGAGGCCAATTGTTTCAATTGACAGGGAAATGAACAAATTGAAGCAAGGCCGGGAGATCAAACCAGTGATGATGAGGCGGACCGATGAGTTGGGAAAACTGGCCGACTCCTTCAATGATATGAGCAAGGAACTGCTTGAAAAATCCAGACTTCTGGAGCAAGAGAAGGAGAGGCTGAGTGTTGTAGTCAACGGCATTGGTGCCGGCCTGGCGCTCGTAACGAAAGAGTACCGGATCACCTGGATGAACCCGATTTTAAAAGGGTGGCTGAAAGAAGACCGGTTGACTCTGCCTTGTTACGCTGTGATTGGCGGGGAAAATGCCCCTTGCTTGAATTGTCCGATTACCTGTCCAGATCTTGATAAAATCGCCGATGAAGTCATGAAGTTCAAGGACGGTGCGAACGGCGAGCGGATCTTCAGGCACAGAGTGTTTCCGCTCAACCACGCGATTGAGGAAGAAGGCGAATTCCTCGTCGTGCTCGAGGATATCACTGAGCAAAAACAAATGGAAGAAACAATGATCCAGACGGATAAGCTGAGTGCGCTTGGCATCATGGCGTCGAGCTTCGCGCACGAAGTCAATAACCCATTGGCGACAATCAATGTATACGCAGAGGATTTGATCGACAGAATCCAGGCAGACGACGATGAACTTGATGAGGATGAAATGAAGCATTATCTCCACAAAATCAAGGAAAATACCGAGCGCTGCAAACGAATTACCGGAAACCTGCTTAATTTTTCCCGGAAGAATGACTGGACAGAGGACCAGATCCGGGTGAAGGAAATCATCGAAAATAGCGTCAGCCTTGTTGAGCATCAGCTGAAAAAGCAGCGGATCCAGCTTGAACTTCATGTGGATGAAGGGCTGCCGACTGTTAATGGGGACGGCCTTAAGCTGATGCAAGTCATCGTCAACCTGATCAATAACGCGGTCGATGCAATGGAAGCCGAAGGAAAACTGATTGTTTCCGCTTCCGTAAGCAATGGAGAAGTGGTTTCGATTAAAGTCACAGACAGTGGCCATGGAATCCCTGCCGAAGCCATGGATAAACTGTTCGACCCATTCTTTACGACGAAACCAATCGGCAAAGGAACCGGTCTTGGCTTGTCAGTATGTTACGGCATCATCCAGCAGTTCGGCGGGAATATCACGATTAACAGTAAACCATCAGAAGGAACGACGGTTGAAATTCAGCTGCCGGCAGAGCGTTCGATAAAAGCAGATGTAGCAGAGTGGCCAATAAAGATGAACCGCAGTATCGGCAGCAAACAGCCAACGGATGATTCAAAGGTGGAAGACGAAGATGGTGGACGCATTCCAGTAGAAGTAGTGGACCGAGAAATAGGAAACTACATTACAGCAAGAGAAGTGGAAGGCGAAGATGGAGGCAATATTCCAGCAGAAGTAGTGGACCGAGAAAATAACTGCGAGCCGTCGGCACAAGAAACAATGGAGGTGGGCTACGATGTCAGCAACAAGATTGCTAGTCGTTGA
- a CDS encoding sigma-54-dependent transcriptional regulator, translating into MSATRLLVVDDEQDLLELLVRRLKRKGFDVDSADTAEEALELVKKNEYDIGVYDIRLPNMDGIELLKETKKVQSDIEVLILTGHGTIDTAIEAMKVGAFDYITKPYNLSELELTIAKAAENKALKEKNDSMKKIIAQHNGFNIIGDSANFKEVLEMTRRIADSDVPVLIEGESGTGKELFAKALHYWSCRADEPFVPVNSGALPEHLLESELFGHARGAFTGASQDKKGLVEAAKGGTLFLDELGEMPLALQVKLLRFLETGEFRRVGDVRERHVSVRVVAATNRDMEKEVAEGRFREDLYYRLNVVKLTIPPLRERKGDLPALIEHFIRKTKDPSKRLSSEAYAALEEYDFPGNVRELSHLIERGVLLSKGSMIGAEDLLLPHAGKIKAEAEVRLSPLCSLEEVEKVHIENALKQMNWNKTKAADVLGISVRNLYRKIDQYGLKE; encoded by the coding sequence ATGTCAGCAACAAGATTGCTAGTCGTTGATGATGAACAGGATTTGCTTGAGCTTTTGGTGAGGAGGCTGAAGCGTAAGGGGTTTGACGTGGACAGCGCAGACACGGCAGAGGAAGCCCTTGAACTTGTGAAAAAAAATGAATACGACATTGGCGTCTATGATATCCGACTGCCGAATATGGACGGTATCGAGCTTTTAAAAGAAACCAAGAAGGTCCAGTCAGATATCGAGGTGCTGATTTTGACCGGGCACGGGACGATTGATACCGCGATTGAAGCGATGAAGGTTGGCGCATTCGATTATATTACAAAGCCTTATAATCTATCAGAGTTGGAACTGACGATTGCAAAGGCTGCGGAAAATAAAGCGCTGAAAGAAAAGAATGACAGCATGAAAAAAATCATCGCCCAGCATAATGGCTTCAATATCATTGGAGACAGTGCCAATTTTAAAGAAGTGCTTGAGATGACAAGGAGGATTGCCGACAGCGATGTGCCTGTCCTGATTGAGGGCGAAAGCGGTACAGGTAAGGAGCTGTTTGCAAAAGCACTCCATTACTGGAGCTGCCGTGCAGATGAACCATTCGTGCCGGTGAATTCGGGTGCACTTCCTGAGCATCTTCTTGAAAGCGAGCTGTTCGGCCATGCTCGAGGTGCTTTTACCGGAGCGAGCCAGGATAAAAAAGGTCTGGTCGAAGCAGCAAAAGGCGGGACACTATTTTTAGATGAGCTTGGCGAAATGCCATTGGCGCTTCAGGTGAAATTACTGCGTTTCCTGGAAACAGGTGAATTCCGCCGCGTCGGCGATGTCCGGGAACGGCATGTTAGCGTCCGCGTCGTTGCCGCTACGAATCGAGATATGGAAAAAGAAGTTGCAGAAGGTCGCTTCCGTGAAGACTTATATTACCGATTGAATGTCGTCAAGCTGACGATTCCGCCGCTGCGTGAACGGAAGGGAGATTTGCCAGCACTCATTGAGCACTTCATTAGGAAAACGAAAGACCCGTCGAAGCGACTGTCGAGTGAAGCTTACGCTGCCCTTGAAGAATACGATTTTCCGGGAAATGTCCGCGAGCTAAGCCACCTGATTGAACGAGGTGTACTGTTATCTAAAGGAAGCATGATCGGAGCTGAGGATTTACTTTTGCCTCATGCTGGTAAAATAAAGGCAGAGGCAGAAGTTCGGCTTTCTCCACTATGCTCTTTGGAAGAAGTCGAGAAAGTACACATCGAAAACGCCCTGAAGCAGATGAACTGGAACAAAACAAAGGCGGCCGACGTGCTGGGCATCAGCGTCCGGAATCTTTATCGAAAAATCGATCAATACGGGTTGAAAGAATAG
- a CDS encoding nuclease-related domain-containing protein, whose translation MIAKKRSIPKEVRIYEAIVRRLPLNHPRKAEFENKLSMKRAGYKGEKELDYHISQIDHSKFTILQDIRIPYNETHFQIDTLFISNSLILPIDSKYYAGTLEFYPEFNQMIQCINGNEKVYPDPILQTKIQARQLKAFLNSHQYSTPPLEPFVAITHSQAIIKNPTQNKEVSQRVFKSPGIFYKITPYLEKYQKEIISDQEAKKIVKLLLKKHKPYIPDLDTLNLPYGELLKGVECPACNTIGMEKFHSLWGCKKCGHTSKDAHVAALRDYFVINRQSITNGQFRDFLGISSIHQARRMLSQLDLNISGEKKGRVYTPGKSFPLWD comes from the coding sequence TTGATAGCGAAAAAACGATCCATTCCAAAAGAAGTGAGGATTTACGAGGCAATTGTTAGGCGATTACCGTTAAATCACCCCCGAAAAGCAGAATTCGAGAACAAGTTATCCATGAAACGTGCAGGGTACAAAGGCGAAAAAGAATTAGATTACCATATCTCACAAATCGACCACTCTAAGTTTACAATCTTACAAGATATTAGAATCCCCTATAATGAAACTCACTTCCAAATTGACACTTTATTCATCTCCAATTCCTTAATCTTACCGATTGATTCCAAGTATTATGCGGGAACACTGGAATTTTACCCTGAATTCAATCAAATGATCCAATGTATAAATGGAAATGAAAAGGTATACCCTGATCCCATTCTCCAGACGAAAATACAAGCACGGCAACTGAAAGCATTTCTAAACAGTCATCAATATTCAACGCCCCCGTTAGAACCGTTCGTTGCCATCACCCATTCACAAGCCATCATCAAAAATCCAACCCAAAACAAAGAAGTTAGCCAAAGAGTATTCAAGTCCCCCGGCATCTTCTATAAAATCACCCCATACCTTGAAAAATATCAAAAAGAGATAATATCGGACCAAGAGGCTAAGAAAATAGTTAAGCTTTTACTCAAAAAACATAAACCATATATACCAGACTTAGATACATTGAATCTTCCTTATGGAGAATTGCTAAAAGGAGTTGAGTGCCCGGCCTGCAACACAATTGGCATGGAAAAGTTTCATAGCCTATGGGGATGCAAGAAATGCGGCCATACTTCAAAGGACGCCCATGTTGCTGCTTTAAGAGATTACTTTGTTATTAATAGACAGTCGATTACTAACGGACAATTCAGGGATTTTCTTGGGATCTCCTCGATTCACCAGGCCAGGAGAATGCTGTCACAGCTGGACCTGAACATATCCGGTGAAAAGAAAGGAAGAGTCTACACCCCAGGTAAAAGCTTTCCATTATGGGATTGA
- a CDS encoding ABC transporter substrate-binding protein: protein MKTKWYFFFLTTIAISAIIYAFLGVRGDEPVEIGVLMIGENRYEKFTGLEEGLKDLGYSGKEVHFTVKNAHDDEVLIDKQIDQLLENNPNLIVTLGGIETQRLKAKMDKKNIEIPVVFAGLAAPKELGLIKDYKSPGGLFTGINNYHASISGKRLEMLTSLVPAIDRVHVIYDSKIDVSKLSLEETKNAATELGVVISPCDASSKECLENLWKTVDDGEAILVLPSFRIESLTDEIVKLTEEKKIPAMGLYDFEAKKGLLASYGSSFYSQGYQASRFVSLILQGNKPGELPVELPDGIRFVVNQQTKDSLGIAINQDLLHIAELIHPEVQGGRR, encoded by the coding sequence GTGAAAACAAAGTGGTATTTCTTTTTTCTGACAACGATTGCCATATCGGCTATTATATATGCATTTCTTGGAGTCAGGGGAGATGAGCCGGTAGAAATTGGCGTCCTGATGATCGGTGAAAACCGCTATGAGAAGTTTACAGGACTTGAAGAGGGATTGAAGGATCTAGGGTATAGCGGTAAGGAAGTCCATTTTACCGTAAAGAATGCACATGATGATGAAGTGCTGATTGACAAGCAAATCGATCAGCTGCTAGAGAATAACCCCAATCTAATTGTTACGCTTGGCGGGATTGAAACTCAGCGCCTGAAAGCAAAAATGGATAAGAAAAACATTGAAATCCCGGTAGTTTTTGCAGGTCTTGCTGCACCGAAGGAACTTGGATTGATAAAAGATTACAAGTCACCAGGAGGTCTTTTTACCGGTATCAATAACTATCACGCCAGCATCTCCGGCAAGCGCCTCGAGATGCTTACATCACTTGTGCCCGCTATTGACAGGGTACATGTGATTTATGACAGCAAAATTGATGTCAGCAAATTAAGTCTTGAAGAAACTAAGAATGCAGCCACAGAACTGGGGGTGGTGATTTCCCCATGTGATGCCAGCTCGAAGGAGTGTCTGGAAAATCTATGGAAAACAGTAGATGATGGAGAGGCAATCCTTGTCTTGCCCAGCTTCAGGATTGAATCGCTGACAGATGAGATTGTGAAGCTGACTGAGGAGAAAAAAATCCCGGCTATGGGCTTATATGATTTTGAAGCGAAAAAGGGGTTGCTTGCGAGCTACGGATCCAGCTTTTATTCGCAGGGCTATCAGGCATCAAGGTTTGTCAGCTTGATTCTTCAGGGAAACAAGCCGGGGGAATTGCCTGTAGAACTGCCCGATGGCATTCGTTTTGTCGTCAACCAGCAGACGAAGGACTCGCTAGGAATCGCCATTAATCAGGATTTGCTGCATATCGCCGAGCTGATCCACCCTGAAGTGCAAGGAGGCAGGAGGTGA
- the nrfD gene encoding NrfD/PsrC family molybdoenzyme membrane anchor subunit — translation MANLAVDLKEKSTSKTKINLQVSKAFKIWVSALTVAFLIGGYFIVERFITGLAATNLSSITPWGAWIAFYIFFVGLSAGSFLLSTLIYVFGMEEYERVGKAALFTAIVCMIVALTFVLMDLGRPERMLNAIIYWNVTSPLAWEVHFYLVYIGLLAVELYIAMREDLVRAAKTNTMKGFVAKLITFKNATINAATKKRDHMWMKILGTIGIPLAILGVHGGTGTIFAVVKARPAWHTALFPIIFVVSAMVSGTALLLAMYIIKKKVQKQPIDQGMVVSLAKLMVGFLIIDLGLQFYEYLIGWYGLETEHLDTLATMMASEKAWSFWIVQMFMGAVIPITIVFWKKTSQNVNALLAAAVLIVIGIIGVRFNIVLPPLVVPVFHELPWGNYAPTIKEWMVSVGVVAMGLLIYSFGELLLPIEETSDEVSHNGK, via the coding sequence ATGGCCAATCTTGCGGTTGATTTAAAAGAAAAAAGTACATCAAAAACGAAAATAAATCTGCAAGTATCAAAAGCTTTTAAAATTTGGGTTTCAGCTTTGACAGTTGCTTTCTTAATAGGCGGGTATTTCATCGTTGAACGTTTCATCACAGGCCTGGCAGCAACGAATCTTTCAAGCATCACTCCATGGGGAGCATGGATCGCTTTCTACATTTTCTTTGTCGGTTTGAGCGCGGGTTCATTCTTGCTTTCAACCTTGATCTACGTTTTCGGGATGGAAGAATACGAGAGAGTCGGTAAGGCTGCGCTGTTCACAGCGATTGTCTGTATGATCGTCGCGCTGACATTCGTCCTGATGGATCTCGGTCGTCCAGAGCGCATGCTTAACGCGATAATTTATTGGAATGTCACTTCACCGCTTGCGTGGGAAGTCCACTTTTATCTCGTATACATCGGGCTTTTAGCAGTGGAACTATATATCGCGATGAGAGAAGACCTTGTCCGCGCTGCAAAAACGAACACAATGAAGGGGTTTGTAGCAAAACTAATCACCTTCAAAAATGCAACAATCAACGCTGCGACGAAAAAGCGTGACCATATGTGGATGAAGATTCTCGGTACAATCGGGATTCCGCTTGCGATTCTCGGCGTACACGGAGGAACAGGTACCATCTTCGCAGTTGTAAAAGCACGCCCGGCATGGCATACAGCTTTATTCCCAATCATATTCGTCGTATCCGCGATGGTATCGGGAACTGCCCTTCTTTTAGCGATGTACATCATCAAGAAAAAGGTGCAAAAACAGCCAATTGACCAGGGAATGGTCGTATCACTGGCAAAACTGATGGTCGGCTTCCTGATCATTGACCTTGGTCTTCAATTCTATGAATATCTGATCGGCTGGTACGGACTTGAGACTGAACACCTTGATACGCTGGCAACGATGATGGCCAGCGAAAAAGCGTGGTCGTTCTGGATAGTGCAAATGTTCATGGGAGCAGTCATACCAATCACGATTGTTTTCTGGAAAAAAACGAGCCAAAACGTAAACGCGTTGCTCGCAGCCGCTGTCCTGATCGTCATCGGTATTATCGGCGTCCGCTTCAACATCGTCCTGCCTCCGTTGGTGGTGCCAGTCTTCCATGAACTTCCTTGGGGCAATTACGCACCAACAATCAAGGAATGGATGGTAAGTGTCGGCGTTGTCGCGATGGGACTATTAATCTATTCATTCGGCGAGCTGCTGCTGCCAATCGAAGAAACTTCTGACGAGGTGAGCCATAATGGAAAATAA
- a CDS encoding 4Fe-4S dicluster domain-containing protein, with product MGLFSNEKKVDYDKIVDKMVPDARKEMDESQYDTELGLNMARDARKVISGKLKIEDFHKVYSSSLTKEFGNYYASADGPDIRKGDGPKWAMVIDLKKCVGCDTCTVSCKAENRTPPGISYNVVMESLEGEFPNIKAVNLPRPCMQCDKPACAQVCPTRATYKMENGIVAIDNDRCIGCRYCIVACPYGARSFDFGDSYEQEMQGANDVTSPEYGVERGNREKGKTPIGTVRKCSFCFHRLQRGEEPACVETCIGDARFFGDISDPNSVVSKLAASPRAFRLKEELGTHPNVIYLR from the coding sequence ATGGGTCTATTTTCAAATGAGAAAAAGGTAGATTACGACAAAATCGTCGACAAGATGGTTCCTGATGCCAGGAAAGAAATGGATGAATCACAGTATGACACCGAGCTTGGCTTGAACATGGCTCGCGATGCGAGGAAGGTCATCAGCGGTAAACTGAAAATTGAAGACTTCCATAAAGTCTATTCTTCATCACTGACTAAGGAATTCGGTAACTATTATGCATCAGCAGATGGACCTGATATCAGGAAGGGTGACGGTCCGAAATGGGCGATGGTCATCGATCTGAAAAAATGCGTTGGCTGTGATACATGTACGGTCAGCTGTAAGGCAGAGAACAGGACGCCGCCGGGAATCTCCTACAATGTCGTCATGGAATCACTTGAAGGCGAGTTCCCGAACATCAAGGCGGTCAACTTGCCAAGACCTTGCATGCAGTGTGACAAACCAGCATGTGCCCAGGTTTGCCCGACGAGAGCGACCTATAAAATGGAGAACGGAATTGTCGCAATCGACAATGACCGCTGCATCGGCTGCCGTTACTGTATCGTAGCTTGTCCGTATGGAGCGCGGTCCTTCGATTTCGGCGACAGCTATGAGCAGGAAATGCAGGGCGCCAATGACGTAACAAGTCCTGAATACGGTGTTGAACGCGGAAACCGCGAAAAAGGCAAGACACCAATCGGCACGGTCCGCAAATGCAGCTTCTGTTTCCACCGTCTGCAAAGAGGCGAAGAGCCGGCATGCGTGGAAACTTGCATTGGCGATGCTCGTTTCTTCGGCGACATCAGCGACCCGAACAGTGTTGTATCAAAGCTTGCTGCGAGTCCTAGAGCATTCCGCCTGAAGGAAGAGCTTGGAACGCATCCGAACGTTATTTACTTAAGATAG